Proteins encoded within one genomic window of Balaenoptera ricei isolate mBalRic1 chromosome 10, mBalRic1.hap2, whole genome shotgun sequence:
- the AQP6 gene encoding aquaporin-6, which produces MESGRRSLAKILVCRLWTTISKALFAEFLATGLYVFFGVGSALRWPLALPSMLQIAITFNLATAVIVQITWKASGAHVNPAVTLAFLVGSQISLPRAVAYVAAQLAGATAGAALLYGVTPGDIRETFGVNVVRSSVSTGQAVAVELVLTLQLVLCVFASTDSRQTTGSPAATIGASVAVGHLIGIYFTGCSMNPARSFGSAVIVGKFAVHWIFWVGPLTGAVLASLIYNFILFPDTKTLAQRLAILTGTAEVEEVEGVEPQKKDSQSSSEDTEVENVCQVA; this is translated from the exons ATGGAGTCAGGCAGGCGCAGCTTGGCCAAGATACTGGTGTGCCGGCTCTGGACGACCATCAGCAAGGCTCTGTTTGCCGAGTTCCTGGCCACGGGGCTGTACGTGTTCTTTGGCGTGGGCTCGGCTCTGAGATGGCCCTTGGCGCTTCCCTCTATGCTGCAGATTGCCATCACCTTCAACCTGGCCACGGCCGTGATCGTGCAGATCACCTGGAAGGCTAGTGGGGCCCACGTCAACCCTGCTGTGACGCTGGCCTTCCTCGTGGGCTCCCAAATCTCCCTGCCCCGTGCTGTGGCCTACGTGGCTGCCCAGCTGGCAGGGGCCACAGCGGGGGCTGCTCTGCTTTACGGGGTGACGCCTGGGGACATCCGAGAGACCTTTGGGGTCAACGTG GTCCGGAGCAGCGTCTCCACGGGCCAGGCGGTGGCAGTGGAGCTAGTCCTGACCCTGCAGCTTGTGCTCTGCGTTTTTGCTTCCACCGACAGCAGACAGACTACTGGCTCCCCAGCTGCCACGATTGGAGCCTCTGTGGCAGTGGGCCACCTCATTGGG ATCTACTTCACCGGCTGCTCCATGAACCCAGCCCGCTCCTTTGGTTCTGCTGTCATCGTCGGGAAGTTCGCAGTCCACTGG ATCTTCTGGGTGGGACCCCTGACGGGGGCTGTCCTGGCTTCGCTGATCTACAACTTTATCCTGTTCCCTGACACCAAGACCCTGGCCCAGCGACTGGCCATCCTCACAGGCACTgcggaggtggaggaggtggaagggGTGGAGCCCCAGAAGAAAGATTCCCAGTCCAGTTCAGAGGACACTGAAGTGGAGAATGTGTGTCAGGTGGCATAG
- the AQP5 gene encoding aquaporin-5, producing the protein MKKEVCSAAFLKAVFAEFLATLILVFFGLGSALKWPSALPTILQISLTFGLAVGTMAQALGPVSGGHMNPAITVALLLGNQISLLRAAFYVVAQLVGAIAGAGILYGVAPRDARGNLAVNALNNNTTPGQAVAVEMILTFQLAICIFSSTDSRRTSPVGSPALSIGLSVTLGHLVGIYFTGCSMNPARSLGPAVIMNQFSPSHWVFWVGPIVGAALAAILYFYLFSPNALSLSERVAIVKGTYEPEEDWEEQREERKKTMELTAQ; encoded by the exons ATGAAGAAGGAGGTGTGCTCCGCGGCCTTTCTCAAGGCAGTGTTCGCAGAGTTCCTGGCCACCCTCATCCTCGTCTTCTTCGGCCTCGGCTCGGCACTCAAGTGGCCGTCGGCGCTGCCCACCATCCTGCAGATCTCGCTGACCTTCGGCCTGGCCGTAGGCACCATGGCCCAGGCCCTGGGGCCCGTGAGCGGTGGCCACATGAACCCCGCCATCACAGTGGCCCTCCTACTGGGCAACCAGATCTCCCTGCTCCGGGCAGCCTTCTACGTGGTGGCCCAGCTGGTGGGCGCCATTGCCGGGGCTGGCATCCTCTATGGGGTGGCACCACGCGATGCCCGAGGCAATCTGGCCGTCAACGCG CTCAACAACAACACAACTCCGGGCCAGGCCGTTGCGGTGGAAATGATTCTGACCTTCCAGCTGGCGATCTGTATCTTCTCCTCCACCGACTCCCGCCGCACCAGCCCTGTGGGCTCCCCAGCCCTGTCTATTGGCTTGTCCGTCACACTGGGCCACCTAGTGGGG ATCTACTTCACCGGCTGCTCCATGAACCCGGCCCGCTCTCTCGGCCCCGCAGTGATCATGAACCAGTTCAGCCCCTCGCACTGG GTGTTCTGGGTGGGGCCCATCGTGGGGGCCGCCTTGGCTGCTATCCTCTACTTCTACCTGTTCTCCCCCAACGCCCTGAGCCTGAGTGAGCGTGTGGCCATCGTCAAGGGCACGTACGAGCCCGAGGAGGACTGGGAGGAGCAGCGAGAGGAGCGGAAGAAGACCATGGAGCTGACTGCCCAGTGA